In Gambusia affinis linkage group LG06, SWU_Gaff_1.0, whole genome shotgun sequence, one DNA window encodes the following:
- the LOC122833011 gene encoding uncharacterized protein LOC122833011, whose translation MKHEEEWRPVDVLDHNWNMNSVAAVCAALDCGSAVSARNSKEDSERPVWLIISDCFQSGSALKNCLPYDTNSDQSHEFICSGLLVEPLIFLSSSTDGVSTGRKQGSELLIGSSFSIMCSIRPQYEGGSFQLIFSTSNYTQNHTLPAVNHAALFLFSAAGHAHQGTYRCVYHVYVFSYNFSSMSQPLNLTVSVSAYLTALIIRLVVVLLGLLGSVLVLYFKARRNQKSGPENNQ comes from the exons ATGAAACATGAAGAAGAGTGGAGACCAGTGGATGTTTTGGATCATAACTGGAACATGAACTcagttgctgcagtttgtgctgcactggactgtggttctgctgtttcagcaagaaattcAAAGGAAGATTCAGAGAGACCAGTTTGGTTGATCATTTCTGACTGTTTCCAGTCAGGATCTGCATTAAAGAACTGTTTACCTTATGATACAAACAGTGATCAGAGCCATGAGTtcatctgctcag GTCTGCTGGTTGAGCcgctcatcttcctctcttcctccactgACGGGGTTTCCACAGGCAGAAAGCAGGGGTCTGAGCTCCTCATTGGATCCAGTTTCAGCATCATGTGCTCCATCAGACCTCAGTATGAAGGCGGCTCCTTCCAGCTCATCTTCAGCACCTCTAACTACACTCAGAACCACACCCTGCCAGCTGTTAATCACGCCGCCCTCTTCCTGttctctgctgctggccacgcccaccaaggAACCTACCGCTGCGTTTACCACGTCTACGTTTTCTCCTATAACTTCTCCTCTATGAGCCAGCCTCTCAACCTCACTGTCTCAG tttcagCCTATCTCACTGCTTTGATCATCAGACTGGTTGTCGTCCTGCTGGGTTTGCTGGGATCAGTCCTGGTCCTCTACTTTAAG GCCAGGAGAAACCAGAAGTCTGGACCAGAGAACAACCAGTAA
- the ercc2 gene encoding general transcription and DNA repair factor IIH helicase subunit XPD, with protein sequence MPSGTGKTISLLSLIVAYQRAFPLDVTKLIYCSRTVPEIEKVVEELRKLMEFYAKETGEVNNFLALSLSSRKNLCIHPEVSSLRFGKEVDGKCHSLTASYIRAQRHSNPNMPVCRFYEEFDAVGRQVPLPAGIYNLDDLKDFGRRKGWCPYYLARYAILHANIVVYSYHYLLDPKIADLVSKELAKKSVVVFDEAHNIDNVCIDSMSVNITRRMLDRCQNNVDTLQNTILKIKETDAAKLREEYRRLVEGLKEANVARETDVYLANPVLPDEVLQEAVPGSIRTAEHFVGFLRRFLEYLKARLRVQHVVQESAPQFLKDIFDKVCIDRKPLRFCAERLQSLLRTLEIADIADFSAVTLISNFATLVSTYSQGFTIIIEPFEDRTPTIANPVLHFSCMDPSIAIKPVFQRFQSVIITSGTLSPLDIYPRILDFRPVTMASFTMTLARTCLCPLIVGRGNDQVALSSKFETREDFAVIRNYGNLLLEMSAVVPDGIVAFFTSYIYMENIVASWYEQGILENIQKNKLIFIETQDAAETSMALEKYQEACENGRGAILLSVARGKVSEGIDFVHHFGRAVIMFGVPYVYTQSRILKARLEYLRDQFQIRENDFLTFDAMRHAAQCVGRAIRGKTDYGLMIFADKRYARSDKRGKLPRWIQEHINDGSLNLTVDEAVQLSKHFLRQMAQPFRQEDQLGLSLLTLEQLQSEEMLQKISQMAHQT encoded by the exons ATGCCGTCAGGAACAGGGAAGACCATCTCTCTGCTGTCTCTCATCGTCGCCTACCAGAGG GCGTTTCCGCTGGACGTGACCAAGTTGATTTACTGCTCCAGAACAGTTCCTGAAATTGAGAAA GTTGTGGAGGAACTCAGGAAGCTGATGGAGTTTTATGCCAAAGAAACGGGAGAAGTGAACAACTTCCTGGCTCTGTCTCTGTCCTCCAGGAAGAACCTCTGCATCCACCCAGAG GTCAGCTCTCTGCGTTTTGGGAAGGAAGTGGACGGGAAGTGCCACAGTCTGACGGCGTCCTACATCCGCGCTCAGCGCCACAGCAACCCCAACATGCCTGTCTGTCGCTTCTATGAG GAATTTGACGCGGTTGGACGACAGGTTCCTCTTCCTGCCGGCATCTACAACCTGGACGACCTGAAGGACTTTGGCAGGAGGAAAGGCTGGTGTCCGTACTATCTGGCTCGCTACGCG attcTTCATGCCAACATCGTTGTGTACAGCTACCACTACCTGCTGGACCCAAAGATAGCCGACCTGGTGTCCAAGGAGCTGGCCAAGAAGTCAGTGGTGGTGTTTGATGAGGCCCATAACATCG ACAACGTGTGCATCGACTCCATGAGTGTGAATATAACTCGGCGGATGCTGGACCGCTGCCAGAACAACGTGGACACGCTGCAAAACACGATACTCAA gatAAAGGAGACGGATGCTGCCAAGCTGAGGGAGGAGTACAGACGATTGGTGGAGGGGCTGAAGGAAGCCAACGTTGCCAGGGAAACGGACGTCTACCTGGCAAACCCGGTTCTACCTGACGAGGTTCTGCAAG AGGCCGTTCCCGGTTCGATCCGTACGGCCGAACACTTTGTCGGCTTCCTGCGGCGTTTCCTGGAGTACCTGAAGGCCCGGCTGCGGGTGCAGCACGTCGTCCAGGAGAGCGCCCCGCAGTTCTTAAAAGACATCTTCGACAAAGTCTGCATCGACAGAAAACCTCTCAG gttCTGTGCGGAGAGGCTGCAGTCGTTGCTGCGAACTCTGGAGATCGCAGACATCGCAGATTTTTCGGCCGTTACGCTCATCTCCAACTTTGCAACTCTTGTCAGCACCTACAGCCAAG GTTTTACCATCATCATCGAACCTTTTGAGGACAGAACTCCAACCATCGCCAACCCTGTGCTGCATTTTAG CTGCATGGACCCGTCTATAGCCATCAAACCTGTTTTTCAGAGGTTCCAGTCGGTCATCATCACCTCAGGG ACTCTCTCTCCGTTGGACATCTACCCCCGCATCCTCGACTTTCGACCCGTTACCATGGCGTCCTTCACTATGACGCTGGCACGAACCTGCCTCTGTCCTCTG atTGTCGGCCGAGGAAATGACCAGGTGGCTCTGAGTTCAAAGTTCGAGACGAGAGAGGATTTCG CCGTGATCCGTAACTATGGCAACCTCCTCCTGGAGATGTCGGCGGTCGTTCCAGACGGGATCGTTGCCTTTTTCACCAGCTACATCTACATGGAGAACATCGTGGCGTCTTGGTACGAACAG GGGATCCTGGAGAACATCCAGAAAAACAAGCTGATCTTCATCGAAACGCAGGACGCGGCGGAAACCAGCATGGCTCTGGAAAAGTACCAGGAG GCGTGTGAGAACGGCCGAGGAGCCATCCTCCTCTCTGTGGCCCGAGGGAAGGTTTCTGAAGGAATAGACTTCG TTCACCATTTCGGCAGAGCGGTTATCATGTTTGGAGTCCCGTACGTTTACACTCAGAGCCGCATCCTGAAG GCTCGGCTGGAGTATCTGCGGGATCAGTTTCAGATCAGAGAGAACGACTTCCTGACGTTCGACGCCATGCGTCACGCCGCTCAGTGCGTCGGCAGAGCCATCAGAGGCAAGACGGACTACGGCCTCATGATCTTTGCCGACAAG AGATACGCTCGATCAGACAAACGTGGGAAACTTCCTCGCTGGATTCAGGAGCACATCAACGACGGCAGCCTGAACCTCACCGTGGACGAAGCCGTCCAGCTGTCCAAGCACTTCCTGCGTCAGATGGCTCAGCCGTTCAGACAG GAGGACCAGCTGGGTCTGTCTCTGCTGactctggagcagctgcagtcGGAGGAAATGCTGCAGAAAATCTCTCAGATGGCTCATCAGACCTAG
- the LOC122833012 gene encoding scavenger receptor cysteine-rich type 1 protein M130-like, with the protein MQLPDKDQRKGVSSCSPGQAVGLTCSGQDIRLVGEASRCAGRLEMKRQEEWRPVDAWDRYWNMNSAAAVCAELDCDSVRLVQGTNRCSGRLEVKTNQSWSSVCEKDFDLQDAKVVCREIGCGSPSVLQGALYGEAEAPLGSREFLCEGSESALLNCSSRKSSGRNSCSPGQAVGLTCSAPIRLVGEASRCAGRLEMLHQEEWRPVDVWDHNWNMSSVAAVCAELDCGSAVSAINSKETSKRPVWKIRSDCFQSGSALTNCLPYDENNDQSLEFICSGLLVEPLIFLSSSTDGVSTGRKQGSELLIGSSFSIMCSIRPQYEGGSFQLIFSSSNYTQNHTLPAVNHSALFLFSAAGHAHQGTYRCVYHVYVFSYNFSSMSQPLNLTVSGKLMESIRKSSASVSAYLTALIIRLVVVLLGLLGSVLVLYFKAKRNQKSGPEHILLHDEGSRAEGSLEEETAV; encoded by the exons ATGCAGCTGCCTGATAAAGATCAGAGGAAGGGCGTGAG cagctgctcacctggtcaagctgttggactcacctgttcag gTCAAGACATCAGGTTGGTGGGAGAGGCCAGCCGATGTGCTGGGAGACTGGAGATGAAACGTCAAGAAGAGTGGAGACCAGTGGATGCTTGGGATCGTTACTGGAACATgaactcagctgctgcagtttgtgctgaactggactgtg actcagtcaggctggttcaagggaccaaccggtgctcaggcagactggaggtgaagaccaaccagtcgtggtcctcagtgtgtgaaaaagactttgacctgcaggatgcaaaggtggtctgcagggagattggctgtgggtctccttcagtcctccagggggcgctctatggagaagcagaggctccattggggagcagagagttcctgtgtgaaggcagtgagtctgctctgctgaactgcagcagcaggaagagttcaggtagaaacagctgctcacctggtcaagctgttggactcacctgttcag CACCCATCAGGTTGGTGGGAGAGGCCAGCCGATGTGCTGGGAGACTGGAGATGTTACATCAAGAAGAGTGGAGACCAGTGGATGTTTGGGATCATAACTGGAACATGAGCTcagttgctgcagtttgtgctgaactggactgtggttctgctgtttcagcaaTAAATTCAAAGGAAACTTCAAAGAGACCAGTTTGGAAGATCAGGTCTGACTGTTTCCAGTCAGGATCTGCATTAACGAACTGTTTACCTTATGATGAAAACAATGATCAGAGCCTAGAGTtcatctgctcag GTCTGCTGGTTGAGCcgctcatcttcctctcttcctccactgACGGGGTCTCCACAGGCAGAAAGCAGGGGTCTGAGCTCCTCATTGGATCAAGTTTCAGCATCATGTGCTCCATCAGACCTCAGTATGAAGGCGGCTCCTTCCAGCTCATCTTCAGCTCCTCTAACTACACTCAGAACCACACCCTGCCAGCTGTTAATCACTCCGCCCTCTTCCTGttctctgctgctggccacgcccaccaaggAACCTACCGCTGCGTTTACCACGTCTACGTTTTCTCCTATAACTTCTCCTCTATGAGCCAGCCTCTCAACCTCACTGTCTCAGGTAAACTCATGGAGTCCATCAGGAAAAGTTCTGCTTCAG tttcagCCTATCTCACTGCTTTGATCATCAGACTGGTTGTCGTCCTGCTGGGTTTGCTGGGATCAGTCCTGGTCCTCTACTTTAAG